From the genome of Leptotrichia sp. HSP-342:
ATATGACAATTGATGAAGTGTTTTATGATAATTTTGGAAGATTAAATGTTCCTATTGTAAAAAATTTTAAATCAGGGCATGTAAGACCATTTATTACTGTTCCAATTGGAGCAAAGGCAATTATGGATACTTCAAAAAGAGAAATTATGATAGAAAAAGCAACAAAATAAATTTAGATTCGACTAATTTTTTTGTATAGTAAAACTTACATAAAAATGATCTAAAAATATGGTATAATAATATTATGGCATATTTTTAGGTCGGTTTTCACTATATTTCAATTCAATATGAGTTCAAACACATTATACAGTTGGATAAAGCTTTATAAGGAGATAGTGAAGATAACACTGAAAGGTTAGGACACACAAGAAAAAACAGACAAAATACAGGGAACAGGATGAAACAAACTTTGATAAATATTACTGTCATGAATATAGCTGAAGTAAAAAAGGAGTATATACTGAAAGAAAAATGGATTAAGATTCAAGAATAAATCTGGTTGCTGGAAAAGTGGGAGATACACTGATAAGAAGCATGATATACAGGGAAACAATGAAAAACGAATTTTTGAAGAATGATTCAGGGAAATATTTTTAAGGGACATTGAAAAATTGAAGAAGAGAATGCTAATAATGATGGATAATACCAAATTTCATAGAAAAAAATATTAGAAAAGACAATTAAGGGAATATGGCATTGTCTATTATTTCTTCCGTCATATTCACCGAACTTAAAAGTATGGGCTGACATCAAGAAAAAATTAAAAGAAATAGCCCATAATTTTAATACGCTTGAAGAAGCTGTTACTTCTATTTTATTTGATAAGATGATTCTATTTTAAATAGACTTTACTATAATTTTTAAAAACTTTCATATTTCTGCCAATCATAATAACTTTGATTCAGACTATAAGCATGAAATCCACTATCATTCAAAAGTTTAGAAGCTAAATTTGCATAGGCACAGTTCCGTCCTCTGCAATAAACAATTATTTCTTTATTTTGGGGCAAATTCTTCATATTTTCTTCCAGATTCTTCATTGGAATATTTATTGCATTTTCTATATGGCTTGAATTAAACTCATCTGTCGGACGTAAATCTATTATTAAAGTTTCTTTATTTTTTGCCATTTCGTAAGCCTGCTCCAAAGTAATTGGACGGATTTTCATGCAGCTGTCATTAAACTCGCTGTGTATTCGCTGAATGTCTGCCAGTTGCTGCTCTCCTACTCCAATCAGAAGGTATACCAAATCTATTATCTGTGTATTTGCAATCTCATAAACTACATAGTTTCCCTTTTTTTCACAGACAACTAGATTACCATCCTTTAAAATCTGCAAATGTCTTGAAGTATTAGCAATGCTCATCCCTGTTTCATTTGAAATATTTTCCACAGTTTTTGCCCCTTGTACAAGTAAATCTAGTATTTCAATTCTTTTTTCACTAGACAGGCATTTTCCTATTTTTGATAATCCTAAATACAGGCTATTTTTGTAATTTTCACATATTTTATCCATTTAATTCATCCCCTTTCTGCTTTCAACATCTATACTAAATCTCGTTAAATCTAAATTCAGAAATTATGATTATTTTAATCCCGAATCTCATTTAATCTTAACTAACTCAGTTTTAAAGCAATTTGAGTGTGCTTCTAAAATTTTATATTAAAAGTATTGACAATTTATTTTAAATATGATACTATTCAATTACTTGATTGAATAGTTGATTTTATAAAAATAGTATAACACAATTTTTTTAAAAAATAAACTATAAATTATAAAACTTAACAAAAATGATTTTAAGAAAGAGGTTGATGTAAAATGGCATTAAGTTTAAATAAAGATAATTTTGAAAAGAGTATTGCAAATGGAGTTGCTCTAGTAGATTTTTGGGCAGAATGGTGTGGACCTTGTAAAATGCAACTTCCTATTATTGAAGAATTTTCAGGGGAAATGGAAGGAAAAGCTACAATAGGAAAAGTAAATGTAGATGAAGAACTAGAATTAGCACAATCTTTTGGAATCCAAAGTATTCCTACATTAATTTTATTCAAGGATGGAAAACCTGTAAAAAAATTAGTTGGATTACATTCAAAAGAAGCACTTTATGAAGAAGTAAACCAAGTCCTATAGAATTTGGGCAAAATATATTATTTAAAGAAATATTTATTTATAAAAAAGTCTAGCGGTTATTTTTCAATTCTGCTAGGCTTTAATATTAAAAAATAAATTTAACTAAGTTATAATTTATAAAACGAAAAATCGTAAAAAAGGAATGGTGAAAAATATGTATGATTCAATAATTATAGGATCAGGACCAGCAGGACTGACAGCCGCAATTTATCTAAGCCGTGCTGGATTAAAAAATATAATAATAAATGGAATGGAACCAGGTGGACAATTGACAACCACAACAGAAGTTGAAAATTTTCCTGGATTTCCACAAGGAATTTCAGGTCCGCAGCTAATAAAAGACATAAAGGCTCAATCTAAAAATTTTGGAACTGAATTCCTACAGGCAGTTGTAAAAGATATTGAAAATGTAGAAAATAATGGTAAGAAAACATTTAAATTACATTTAGATAACGGAAATATCATAGAAGCAAAAACAGTAATTTTATCAACAGGGGCAAGTGCAAAATACCTTGGAATTGAAAATGAAAAAGAAAATATAGGAAAAGGTGTTAGTGCATGTGCAACTTGTGACGGATTTTTCTACCGTGGAAAAGATGTTGTCGTAATTGGTGGTGGAGATACTGCGATGGAAGAAGCTATATTTTTAACAAAATTTGTAAACAAAGTTACTATCATTAACAGAAGAGATGTATTACGTGCCTCTGCAATTATGCAACAAAGAGCAAGAGATAATGAAAAAATTGAGTGGAAATTAGACTATACTCCAAAAAAAGTGCTAGCTGATGAAAAAGTTACAGGAATAGAGCTTTTAAATAACAAAACAGGCGAAATCGAAACTTTAGCAGCAGATGGAATTTTTGTGGCAATTGGAAGAACTCCAAATACAAAATTCCTTGAAGGAAAAGTCGAAATTGACGATAGAGGCTACATTATAACAAAAGGAAAATCCTCTAAAACAAGTACTGCCGGAATCTTTGCAGCAGGAGATGTCCAAGATAGCAAATATCAACAAGCAATAATTGCAGCTGGAAGTGGTGCCATTGCAGGACTTGATGTAGAAGAATATTTAAGAGAAAATAACTTATAATTCTAAAATAAAATATAATTTTAATTATCAGTATAGATCTTTACTACAAGATAAGAATTTATGATTGTAAAAATAAATAATGATAATAAAAACTGTTGTTAAACGAAATAACCTAATACTAAATCCTATTAAAAAATAATATGTAATTCAAAAACATTCACTATTTAAATAGGAAATAATATAAAAAAATAAACATTTACATCAAAACAAAAAAGGAATTATCTCTTTTAGCTTAGAAGAAATAATTCCTTATTTTATTTAATTTTTTATACACCTGCAATTTATTTTAAACCTTCACAAGAAATACTATTTCCGTTTCGTGTAAGTATCGCCTCATTCCTCTTTATATGAATCTCAGTATTCTTTCCATCGCTGTATCTAGATCTGCTGGCATCCACCACAACCTGATCCATTATAAGTTTAGCGTTGGTTGACTCTTCTACCAATTGAATCTTATCATTCGTAATATAATTTACAGTATATTCTTTTTTGTTGCATTTGAATTTCTGAGAATTAATAGCCTTACGTCTGATCTTTATTATTGGATATTTTCTTTTAGTTATTTTATGTTTACTTGCTGAAATACCATTCAACGAGAATCCAAATAGTAATGCTCCTATTAAAAGCATCTCTAATTTTCCAGTTAATTTCATAAACTTTCACTTCCTTATTTATGCATTATGAGCTCTTACTCCGTACTTAAAATATTTTCTCCAATAAGGACTTTTTAATGAAGACATTACAACTCCTTTTGAAGATGAAGCATTTATGAACAATGAATTTCCAACATAAACTGCTGTATGGCTCGTTCTATTACCTGGTCTGAAATAGACAATATCTCCTGATTTCAAGTTTTTCGCAGATACTCTTGCCCCTTTTTTTATTTGTTGTTGTGAAACTCTAGGAAGTTCTTTATTAAAGGCTTCACGGTAAACTCTACGTGTTAAAGCCGAACAGTCAATCCCCTCTTTAGAATCTCCACCCCATGCATATTTTGTACCTCTCCATTTTTTATAAGATGTCAAAAGTTTTCTTTCAACAGCTGCTTTTTTTCTTTCCTGAGTAGAACCCGAAGCCATTGCTTTAGCATGTCTTTGTCTTAATTCTGTCATTTTTGTCTCAATAAGAGCATTTTTATTATTTGAAGAAATGCCATAAATTCCTGTATTTCCTGCACTATGACTTTTTCTATTATTTGCAGGTTTGTGAGAAGTTTTCGCTTTATCAATTTTTTTAGTTTTTGAGGTTTTTGCATGTAAATTTGAGCCTACAAAAGCTGATAACATGCAGACTGCCGTTAAAAACTTATTTTTTCTCATATATTTTTTATTCCTTTCAAATTTAATTTTTAATTGTACTATTATTATACACATTAATTGTATCATTTATTTTAAAAAAAGTAAATTAGTAAAAAATAAAAAATAATTTAATTTTGAAAAAACAAGCAATTTTCACAAATTATATTTTTTCGAATATCAATGTTTTTCCGCTATCTGTTGTAAATATTAAAGTTGTCTTGTTGTTAGTTAAGCTAATTTTTTTAGCATTTTGTAAAATTTCCAAATATTGTCTTTCAAGTTTCATTAAATTATCAGGACCAGCTATTTTCGTAGATCCAATAGTTCCAACTGTAATATTTCCTGCTGTCACTATATAATCACAAAAATAATTATTAACTCCTGAATTACCACTTATTCTATTTCCTGAAAATGAAATTGTAATACCATCATCATTTGGCGAAAATATATCTTTCATTTCTTTTCTGTCTATTTTAACAAGTTCCCATTTTGTATCAGATAATTCTTTAGTTAGATTTGACAAAGAATTTGAATCTGATTGATTATTATTTGAATTTTTTCTAAAAGTTAAAGTATTACCATTTCTATTTTTCAAAGTCAAAGTGTTTGCATTGTAACTTATTCTTGGTGAAGATTGTAAAATATCCAAAAATGCCATTTCAAAGTTCATTAATTCTTCAGATCCACCCATTAATGTCGTATTTAAAGTAGTTGATAAAACAAAATCTCTAATTCGATAAGTTCCATTAAATTTATTTATTCCTGAAAATCCATTTATTTTATTTCCAGAAAAACTAACGGTAATTTTAGTATTGCTTGGAATCTGTAAATTTAAACCATTTTGCTTAATTTCCGATAATTCCCACGAAGTACCATTCAAATTAACAGTTTTAGCTGCACTTAAAACAAAACAATTAACAATAAACATCAAAACAATCCCGATTAAAATAAATACTCTTTTCATTTTAAATACCTCTTTTCGTCTTTCTTAATTGAATAATATCATATTTTTATTAAAGAAAAATGAGAAATTTAAAAAATTATAGATAATTTTTCCAAATTTTGATAAAATCAATGTATACAACTTGAAAGGAAAAAATATTATGAAACAATATATAATTGACGCTTTTACCGATACGCTTTTTTCAGGCAACCAGGCCGCGGTATGTATTTTGGATGAGTGGCTTTCTGATGAAACTATGCTTTTAATTGCAAAAGAAAACAATTTATCTGAAACAGCTTTTTTAGTAAAACAAAAAATTAAAAATGTATACAAACTCCGTTGGTTTACGCCAGGCGGAGAAATTGACTTATGTGGACATGCTACACTTGCCTGTGCTTTTGTAGTTATGAATTATTACGAGAAAAATTTAAAAACTCTGATTTTTGATACACTAAGTGGTGAATTGACTGTAAATAGAAAAAATAAAAATTTATATGAACTTGATTTTCCAGTTTATGATTTGAAAAAAATCGAAATAACTGATGAAATAGTAGAATTAATTGGAAAAAAACCAATTGAAGCATATCTGGGACGAGATTTAATGTGTGTCTTTGATGATGAGGAATTTATTTTAAATGCAAATTTAGATTCTGAAAAAATAAAAAAACTTGATGGTTTATTACTTCATATTACTGCTCAGCATAGTAATAGCAATTTGGATTGTAAAATAAAAAACAAAATTGACAAAATTGACTGTATTTCTCGTTCTTTTGCTCCTAAATTAAATATTTACGAAGACCCTGTCTGCGGCTCTGGACACTGCCATATTGCTCCCTACTGGATGAAAAAACTGCAAAAGGAAAATTTAATCACTTATCAGGCTTCAGAACGAAGTGGAACACTTTACTGCAGCCTAGCAGATGATGGAAGAATGAAAATGAATGGAAAAGCAACTTTATTTGCAATTTCAGAAATTTTTATATAGCAAAATATTTTTAAACCTGTATCCACAAATTACGATAAATTACCAAACCTTAAATTTTGCAATTTTTTACTACTTTTTTTAATTGGATTTTACTTATAAATAAAAGAGGGGAATTTTCCCCTCAAAGCAATTCTTATACTAATATTTTTAAAATTTCTACAATCTCTTTTCCAAAACAAATATAGAAACAAAAACTAGTAAAAAACCAATTAACTCAATAAAAGAAAATTTTAAGCCAAAAATAGCAACCGATAATATTGCTGCCAGTACAGGCTCAAAAGCTGTTAAAATTCCTGCAAGAGAAGAAGAAATATAGTTTAGGCTTGCTATATAAATTAAATAGGCTATAGAAGTTCCTAAAATTACAACAATCATTACTTGAATGATTGATTGTATATTTACATCTCCTTCAATTTTCCAAATAACATTTAATACTAAAGCCCATTTAACTAACGGAATAAGTCCATTGACGAAGAGTTATGCTTTTTACCAGTTCATCTGTAAGTAAATTTATAGATCACATAACTTGTCAACTATAGCATTTAATGTCTTGAATATCCTGTTGCCGGACTTCTCCCCCAGATTATTCAATGAGGTGGCTGTATATGTATTATTATAATGTTTCTGGGCGTCTTTAAATCTTTTGATTTATGCCGTGCCACTCTATCACAGACATCTTCACTGCAACTTTTAAATAGTTAATTCAGAAAAATACTAATGTTACCTGTATTACAGTTGGACATAACTAAAATATGTCTGTTCTTAATATAATGGCAAGAAATGCTGAGTCTGGACTTGTCGCTTTACCAGCAGCACCTGGATTCTTCAAAAACTCGCTTCATCTTCAAATGTCATATTTTTATGATTTTCACCTTTTGGCCTGTTCACAAGTCCTTGCATTCTCTGATTTAAAAATATGCTTATCCATCTGTTCACAACTTTATAATGGACGTCTAAAATTTCAGCTATTTCCTTATTGTTTTTGGTCAGACCTCTTAATTTTACTGTATGCATCCTTAAATCTTCATTTTTGTTTTTTATCGTTTTTCTCGTTATTCTTATTTTGTCTGAAATTTTTTTGTTATTTCATATGCTTTTGCTATTTTTATCACCTATTATATTATACCTCATTATTTTCAGTTAGTTTAATGGGGTTTGGTATCAATATTAATCTTAATGTTAATACAAGAATATATAGGTAAACAAGATATGGAATAGCTCCTATTTTATGAATTGCAGTAAATATTACTGCAAGTAAGATAATTCCAAAACTAAGAAGCATTACTTTTCCAGACTGTTTTGTAATCCCTTCCTTCAATACAGCTGGATGGAATACCTTATCTATAGCTCTTGCAAATGGATTCAATATTATCAGTACATATGACAATGTCTCATTTTTTACTCCGAATGCTGTT
Proteins encoded in this window:
- a CDS encoding EamA family transporter: MPLVKWALVLNVIWKIEGDVNIQSIIQVMIVVILGTSIAYLIYIASLNYISSSLAGILTAFEPVLAAILSVAIFGLKFSFIELIGFLLVFVSIFVLEKRL
- a CDS encoding META domain-containing protein, producing MKRVFILIGIVLMFIVNCFVLSAAKTVNLNGTSWELSEIKQNGLNLQIPSNTKITVSFSGNKINGFSGINKFNGTYRIRDFVLSTTLNTTLMGGSEELMNFEMAFLDILQSSPRISYNANTLTLKNRNGNTLTFRKNSNNNQSDSNSLSNLTKELSDTKWELVKIDRKEMKDIFSPNDDGITISFSGNRISGNSGVNNYFCDYIVTAGNITVGTIGSTKIAGPDNLMKLERQYLEILQNAKKISLTNNKTTLIFTTDSGKTLIFEKI
- the trxA gene encoding thioredoxin → MALSLNKDNFEKSIANGVALVDFWAEWCGPCKMQLPIIEEFSGEMEGKATIGKVNVDEELELAQSFGIQSIPTLILFKDGKPVKKLVGLHSKEALYEEVNQVL
- the trxB gene encoding thioredoxin-disulfide reductase, whose product is MYDSIIIGSGPAGLTAAIYLSRAGLKNIIINGMEPGGQLTTTTEVENFPGFPQGISGPQLIKDIKAQSKNFGTEFLQAVVKDIENVENNGKKTFKLHLDNGNIIEAKTVILSTGASAKYLGIENEKENIGKGVSACATCDGFFYRGKDVVVIGGGDTAMEEAIFLTKFVNKVTIINRRDVLRASAIMQQRARDNEKIEWKLDYTPKKVLADEKVTGIELLNNKTGEIETLAADGIFVAIGRTPNTKFLEGKVEIDDRGYIITKGKSSKTSTAGIFAAGDVQDSKYQQAIIAAGSGAIAGLDVEEYLRENNL
- a CDS encoding PhzF family phenazine biosynthesis protein, whose product is MKQYIIDAFTDTLFSGNQAAVCILDEWLSDETMLLIAKENNLSETAFLVKQKIKNVYKLRWFTPGGEIDLCGHATLACAFVVMNYYEKNLKTLIFDTLSGELTVNRKNKNLYELDFPVYDLKKIEITDEIVELIGKKPIEAYLGRDLMCVFDDEEFILNANLDSEKIKKLDGLLLHITAQHSNSNLDCKIKNKIDKIDCISRSFAPKLNIYEDPVCGSGHCHIAPYWMKKLQKENLITYQASERSGTLYCSLADDGRMKMNGKATLFAISEIFI
- a CDS encoding C40 family peptidase, with protein sequence MRKNKFLTAVCMLSAFVGSNLHAKTSKTKKIDKAKTSHKPANNRKSHSAGNTGIYGISSNNKNALIETKMTELRQRHAKAMASGSTQERKKAAVERKLLTSYKKWRGTKYAWGGDSKEGIDCSALTRRVYREAFNKELPRVSQQQIKKGARVSAKNLKSGDIVYFRPGNRTSHTAVYVGNSLFINASSSKGVVMSSLKSPYWRKYFKYGVRAHNA
- a CDS encoding metalloregulator ArsR/SmtB family transcription factor, coding for MDKICENYKNSLYLGLSKIGKCLSSEKRIEILDLLVQGAKTVENISNETGMSIANTSRHLQILKDGNLVVCEKKGNYVVYEIANTQIIDLVYLLIGVGEQQLADIQRIHSEFNDSCMKIRPITLEQAYEMAKNKETLIIDLRPTDEFNSSHIENAINIPMKNLEENMKNLPQNKEIIVYCRGRNCAYANLASKLLNDSGFHAYSLNQSYYDWQKYESF